One stretch of Serinicoccus hydrothermalis DNA includes these proteins:
- a CDS encoding tripartite tricarboxylate transporter permease translates to MSDALAGLVALVSPLTLLLVLVGTVAGMAIGAMPGLSATMGLALLVPFTFAMDPGPGLVLLGAFYMGAIYGGSFTAILVNAPGTPSSIATAFEGYRMTKQGRSEEAIVAATVGSVVGGLVGVVFLIFLAPPLADFSLRFGPQEYFWVAIFGLTIIVGMSTGSVVKGLIGGALGVLLGTVGISPVGGDVRFTFGEPSLQGGVPLVPALIGLFTIPEVIKLVARRTREYDVQQGSTQESRSPLRMAFDLVRRPVNVLRSSVIGSLIGILPGAGGSVANLVAYNEAKRTSKARHEYGRGSAEGVVAAESANNGTVGGGFIPTLTLGVPGTPPDAIVLGVLLLQGLRPGADLFTQSGDLVYTFAFALALSALMMAPVGLIGGRALQRGVVRLPARYLAPAITVMSIVGAYAIRSSVVDVVIMLVLGVLAYFLGRAGIGAAPIVLGLVLGPIAERGLVQGLLTSTDQAMPWLTFFTRPLSIVLILMTLVGFLWPLWQNRKGAATEDMVKQSEGDRS, encoded by the coding sequence ATGAGTGATGCCCTCGCCGGCCTCGTCGCACTGGTCAGCCCGCTGACCCTGCTGCTCGTCCTGGTCGGCACGGTGGCCGGCATGGCCATCGGCGCCATGCCCGGGCTGAGCGCCACCATGGGGCTGGCCCTGCTCGTGCCCTTCACCTTCGCCATGGACCCCGGTCCCGGTCTGGTGCTGCTCGGTGCCTTCTACATGGGAGCGATCTACGGTGGGTCGTTCACCGCGATCCTCGTCAACGCCCCTGGCACGCCCAGCTCCATCGCGACGGCCTTCGAGGGCTACCGGATGACGAAGCAGGGGCGGAGCGAGGAGGCCATCGTCGCCGCCACCGTCGGGTCCGTCGTCGGCGGACTGGTGGGGGTGGTCTTCCTCATCTTCCTCGCCCCTCCGCTGGCGGACTTCTCGCTGCGCTTCGGGCCGCAGGAGTACTTCTGGGTGGCGATCTTCGGGCTCACGATCATCGTCGGCATGAGCACCGGCTCGGTCGTCAAGGGACTCATCGGTGGCGCTCTCGGGGTCCTTCTCGGCACGGTGGGCATCTCGCCGGTCGGCGGGGACGTCCGCTTCACCTTCGGCGAGCCGAGCCTGCAGGGCGGGGTGCCGCTCGTGCCGGCTCTCATCGGCCTGTTCACCATCCCGGAGGTCATCAAGCTCGTCGCGCGACGTACGCGGGAGTACGACGTCCAGCAGGGCAGCACCCAGGAGTCTCGCTCGCCGCTGCGCATGGCCTTCGACCTCGTCCGGCGTCCCGTCAACGTGCTGCGCTCCTCGGTCATCGGATCGCTCATCGGCATCCTTCCGGGGGCGGGCGGCAGCGTCGCCAACCTCGTGGCCTACAACGAGGCGAAGCGCACGTCGAAGGCCCGGCACGAGTACGGTCGCGGGAGCGCCGAAGGGGTGGTGGCGGCGGAGTCCGCCAACAACGGCACCGTCGGTGGCGGTTTCATCCCGACGCTCACGCTCGGGGTCCCCGGGACCCCGCCGGACGCGATCGTGCTGGGCGTGCTGCTGCTCCAGGGTCTGCGGCCGGGTGCCGACCTGTTCACCCAGTCCGGTGACCTGGTCTACACCTTCGCCTTCGCCCTCGCGCTCTCCGCACTCATGATGGCCCCGGTGGGACTCATCGGGGGCCGTGCCCTGCAACGTGGGGTGGTGCGGCTCCCGGCTCGCTACCTCGCGCCGGCGATCACGGTGATGTCCATCGTCGGTGCCTACGCCATCCGCAGCTCGGTCGTCGACGTCGTCATCATGCTCGTCCTCGGCGTGCTGGCCTACTTCCTCGGCCGGGCCGGCATCGGGGCGGCGCCGATCGTGCTCGGCCTGGTGCTGGGACCGATCGCCGAGCGCGGGCTCGTGCAGGGTCTGCTCACCTCCACGGACCAGGCGATGCCCTGGCTGACGTTCTTCACCCGACCGCTCAGCATCGTGCTCATCCTCATGACCCTGGTCGGGTTCCTCTGGCCCCTCTGGCAGAACCGCAAGGGTGCGGCCACCGAGGACATGGTCAAGCAGTCCGAGGGGGACCGCTCGTGA
- a CDS encoding tripartite tricarboxylate transporter substrate binding protein translates to MIRTRTTALAVLPALALTLSACGGGGDPAADYPTKRIDYVLPFDPGGESDITARLQQEPLEEALGQSVSISYQPGAGGALGWSELTRSRPDGYTVMGCNIPHIILQPMLRDDAGYETEQIKPVYFFQSTPNALLVSADSEMETVDDFVAAAKEDPGGLSVGGSGDFSANHIGTLQFADAAGIEVSYTPFDGTGAAVPALLGGHVDALMSYTPQIDQLGDQVKALAVASEERMDGLDVPTFTEQGIDMADGAYRGVCVQEDTPQEIVDSLAETFASVNEDPDLVEDFREQAFVLENYGPQESVELIESRTAEYEELLGSLGMLDE, encoded by the coding sequence ATGATTCGCACCCGCACGACGGCCCTGGCCGTGCTGCCCGCCCTTGCCCTCACCCTGTCGGCCTGCGGAGGTGGGGGAGATCCCGCTGCCGACTACCCCACCAAGCGCATCGACTACGTGCTGCCCTTCGACCCTGGTGGCGAGTCCGACATCACCGCGCGTCTCCAGCAGGAGCCGTTGGAGGAGGCGCTGGGCCAGAGCGTCTCGATCTCCTACCAGCCCGGGGCCGGTGGCGCGCTCGGCTGGTCCGAGCTCACCCGGTCCCGCCCCGACGGCTATACGGTGATGGGCTGCAACATCCCCCACATCATCCTGCAGCCCATGCTGCGCGACGACGCCGGCTACGAGACCGAGCAGATCAAGCCGGTCTACTTCTTCCAGAGCACGCCGAACGCCCTGCTCGTCTCGGCCGACAGCGAGATGGAGACCGTCGACGACTTCGTGGCGGCGGCCAAGGAGGACCCGGGCGGCCTGTCCGTCGGTGGCAGCGGAGACTTCAGCGCCAACCACATCGGCACGCTGCAGTTCGCCGACGCGGCCGGCATCGAGGTCTCCTACACCCCCTTCGACGGGACCGGGGCCGCGGTGCCCGCGCTCCTGGGTGGTCACGTCGACGCGCTCATGAGCTACACGCCGCAGATCGACCAGCTGGGCGACCAGGTGAAGGCCCTGGCCGTCGCGTCCGAGGAGCGCATGGACGGCCTGGACGTCCCCACCTTCACGGAGCAGGGGATCGACATGGCCGACGGCGCCTACCGCGGCGTCTGCGTCCAGGAGGACACCCCGCAGGAGATCGTCGACTCCCTCGCGGAGACCTTCGCCTCCGTCAACGAGGACCCTGACCTCGTCGAGGACTTCCGCGAGCAGGCGTTCGTCCTCGAGAACTACGGGCCGCAGGAGTCCGTCGAGCTGATCGAGAGCCGCACGGCGGAGTACGAGGAGCTGCTCGGCTCGCTGGGGATGCTCGATGAGTGA
- a CDS encoding haloacid dehalogenase type II — protein sequence MAAHRPELVVLDVNETLSDMSPLRRRFADLGVPQEWAGTWFASLLRDGFALTVTGDNPDFAQVGRELLPGFLAGSVEDVPAAVDHVMDGFGDLALHDDVVPGLRALREAGLRVVTLSNGSTAVAQGLLERAGAADLVERLLSVEDAPRWKPAPEAYRHALDVCGVAAERAMLVAVHPWDVHGAHRAGLGTAWVARGGGGYPGHLSAPDLTVEDLPALARALAEG from the coding sequence GTGGCCGCGCACCGACCCGAGCTGGTGGTCCTGGACGTCAACGAGACGTTGTCCGACATGTCGCCGCTGCGCCGCAGGTTCGCCGACCTCGGGGTGCCGCAGGAGTGGGCCGGGACGTGGTTCGCCTCCCTCCTGCGGGACGGCTTCGCGCTCACCGTCACCGGCGACAACCCCGACTTCGCGCAGGTCGGCCGGGAGCTGCTGCCGGGGTTCCTCGCCGGCTCGGTCGAGGACGTCCCCGCAGCGGTGGACCACGTCATGGACGGCTTCGGTGACCTCGCGCTGCACGACGACGTGGTCCCTGGTCTGCGCGCGCTGCGGGAGGCCGGGCTCCGGGTGGTGACCCTGAGCAACGGCTCCACGGCGGTCGCGCAGGGGCTGCTCGAGCGTGCCGGCGCCGCGGACCTGGTGGAGCGGCTGCTGAGCGTCGAGGACGCGCCGCGCTGGAAGCCGGCGCCCGAGGCATACCGGCACGCGCTGGACGTCTGCGGGGTGGCGGCCGAGCGGGCCATGCTGGTCGCGGTGCACCCGTGGGACGTCCACGGCGCCCACCGCGCGGGCCTGGGCACCGCCTGGGTGGCCCGTGGCGGTGGTGGCTACCCCGGCCACCTCAGTGCCCCCGACCTCACCGTGGAGGACCTGCCCGCCCTGGCCCGGGCGCTCGCCGAGGGCTGA
- a CDS encoding saccharopine dehydrogenase family protein, with protein sequence MTEPERTAGGPSDEGRDVDIAVFGATGFVGALVAEHLLGAAPEGTVVALAGRSQERLRAVRDGLGDRAGDWPLVVADSSDDASLRALAERSRVVVSTVGPYQVHGLPLVRACAEAGSDYADLTGEVLFVRDAIEQAHTVAEGTGARVVVSCGFDSVPSDLGVHLLHRASEADGAGGLTDTTMWVREAKGGFSGGTVDSIRIQLRRMGEDPSLRRVVADPFALSGGRSGAPGQRDVMRPFVEEDSGRWVAPFLMASYNTRVVRRSDALLDGAYGPRFRYRELVSTGRGWQGAVRARLVATGMAALAGSMMVPGLRSLVDRVLPSPGEGPSREQQEAGRFRTETITTTETGRRYAATVAALGDPGYAATSVELGQSGLVLLATRGESGRRGGVLTPAVALGDDLVEALRAQGFTLDVRELGSAGRGSADG encoded by the coding sequence GTGACCGAGCCGGAACGGACGGCCGGCGGACCCTCCGACGAGGGCCGCGACGTCGACATCGCGGTCTTCGGCGCGACCGGCTTCGTCGGCGCGCTCGTGGCCGAGCACCTCCTCGGTGCCGCGCCCGAGGGCACGGTGGTCGCGCTGGCGGGGCGGTCGCAGGAGCGGCTGCGCGCGGTCCGCGACGGGCTGGGGGACCGGGCGGGGGACTGGCCGCTGGTCGTCGCGGACTCCTCCGACGACGCGAGCCTGCGCGCGCTGGCGGAGCGCTCCCGCGTGGTCGTCAGCACGGTCGGCCCCTACCAGGTGCACGGCCTCCCGCTCGTGCGGGCCTGCGCCGAGGCGGGCAGCGACTACGCCGACCTCACCGGGGAGGTGCTCTTCGTGCGGGACGCCATCGAGCAGGCGCACACCGTGGCCGAGGGGACGGGTGCACGGGTCGTCGTGTCCTGCGGCTTCGACTCGGTGCCCTCCGACCTGGGGGTGCACCTGCTGCACCGGGCGTCGGAGGCCGACGGGGCCGGTGGGCTGACCGACACCACGATGTGGGTCCGCGAGGCCAAGGGCGGTTTCAGCGGCGGGACCGTCGACTCGATCCGGATCCAGCTGCGCCGGATGGGGGAGGATCCCTCGCTGCGGCGCGTGGTCGCCGACCCGTTCGCGCTGAGCGGCGGCCGGAGCGGCGCGCCCGGGCAGCGCGACGTCATGCGGCCCTTCGTCGAGGAGGACAGCGGGCGCTGGGTCGCGCCCTTCCTCATGGCGTCCTACAACACGCGCGTGGTGCGCCGCTCGGACGCGCTGCTCGACGGCGCCTACGGGCCCCGGTTCCGCTACCGCGAGCTCGTCTCCACCGGCCGCGGCTGGCAGGGCGCCGTGCGGGCGCGGCTCGTCGCGACCGGGATGGCCGCGCTCGCCGGGTCGATGATGGTCCCCGGGCTGCGCTCGCTCGTGGACCGGGTGCTGCCCTCACCGGGGGAGGGCCCGAGCCGGGAGCAGCAGGAGGCGGGGCGCTTCCGCACCGAGACGATCACGACGACCGAGACCGGCCGGCGCTACGCCGCCACGGTCGCCGCCCTGGGCGACCCGGGGTATGCCGCGACCTCCGTCGAGCTCGGGCAGTCCGGCCTGGTGCTGCTCGCCACGCGGGGCGAGAGCGGGCGCCGGGGCGGGGTGCTCACCCCCGCGGTCGCGCTCGGCGACGACCTCGTCGAGGCGCTGCGCGCCCAGGGCTTCACGCTCGACGTCCGTGAGCTGGGGTCGGCCGGCCGGGGCAGCGCGGACGGGTGA
- a CDS encoding tripartite tricarboxylate transporter TctB family protein, with translation MKNLITGVLLLALVASFWVQRAYRFPHTNLLPDAVMVVLAVLSVWLLVSGWRTRQDPEEHEEEALTWADLGRAVLLLAAWVVALPWLGFVLAGIVGGTVVSLSMRTGRPTVRQVLLDTAVNAAVVLLVYLAFTQVLYVRLPQLGGM, from the coding sequence GTGAAGAACCTCATCACCGGCGTGCTGCTGCTGGCCCTGGTGGCCTCCTTCTGGGTGCAACGGGCATACCGCTTCCCGCACACCAACCTGCTGCCGGACGCCGTCATGGTGGTGCTCGCGGTGCTCAGCGTGTGGCTCCTCGTGAGCGGGTGGCGCACGAGACAGGACCCGGAGGAGCACGAGGAGGAGGCTCTGACCTGGGCCGACCTCGGGCGGGCGGTCCTGCTGCTGGCGGCCTGGGTCGTCGCGCTGCCCTGGCTCGGCTTCGTCCTGGCGGGCATCGTGGGCGGCACGGTCGTCTCCCTCAGCATGAGGACCGGGCGTCCCACCGTCCGGCAGGTCCTGCTGGACACGGCCGTGAACGCAGCGGTCGTGCTGCTGGTCTATCTTGCCTTCACCCAGGTCCTCTACGTCCGTCTTCCCCAACTTGGAGGTATGTAG
- a CDS encoding LysR family transcriptional regulator, with protein MDVRQLTYFLGVVTHGGFGRAASQLHVSQPALSQSVAALERDLGVPLLHRVPSGVRLTDAGRALVPHARQVLRELDAARAATRAVGEELTGQIDLALMPSQGVEPFASVMRRLVAVHPRLIVNAHASFVRDEAIELVRTGTCEMGLVGALATPYPAGIEVHTLGHQEMVLVVPEDSPLPGDRPLTARDLDGQRIVVSPPGSVMRQMADRLMGGSTMTVVVETAHRSAILPLVLAGVGVAVLSSAWESLAREAGARVCRLADPMQLQVDVIHRPTRLTPAAQALLTLVEKGPWPGDISVMDGSYR; from the coding sequence ATGGACGTACGACAGCTGACCTACTTCCTCGGGGTCGTCACGCACGGCGGTTTCGGACGGGCCGCGAGCCAGCTGCACGTCAGCCAACCGGCCCTGTCGCAGTCGGTCGCCGCGCTCGAGCGTGATCTCGGCGTGCCGCTGCTGCACCGCGTCCCGAGCGGGGTGAGGCTGACCGACGCCGGGCGCGCACTGGTGCCCCATGCCCGCCAGGTGCTGAGGGAGCTCGATGCCGCACGGGCGGCCACGCGTGCCGTGGGGGAGGAGCTCACGGGGCAGATCGACCTGGCACTCATGCCCTCCCAGGGGGTGGAGCCCTTCGCCTCCGTCATGCGCCGGCTGGTCGCGGTCCACCCGAGGCTGATCGTCAACGCGCATGCGTCGTTCGTCCGGGACGAGGCGATCGAGCTGGTGCGGACCGGGACGTGCGAGATGGGTCTGGTCGGCGCCCTGGCGACCCCGTACCCCGCCGGGATCGAGGTGCACACCCTGGGGCACCAGGAGATGGTGCTCGTGGTGCCCGAGGACTCCCCGCTGCCGGGGGACCGGCCGCTGACGGCCCGGGACCTCGACGGGCAGCGGATCGTGGTGTCCCCTCCCGGGAGCGTGATGCGACAGATGGCCGACCGGCTCATGGGCGGGAGCACCATGACGGTCGTGGTCGAGACCGCCCACCGCTCGGCGATCCTGCCGCTGGTCCTCGCCGGGGTGGGGGTCGCGGTGCTCTCCTCCGCCTGGGAGTCCCTGGCGCGCGAGGCCGGGGCGCGGGTCTGTCGCCTCGCCGACCCGATGCAGCTGCAGGTGGACGTCATCCATCGGCCGACGCGGCTGACCCCGGCGGCCCAGGCACTCCTGACCCTGGTGGAGAAGGGGCCGTGGCCAGGAGATATAAGCGTCATGGATGGGTCTTATCGATAA
- a CDS encoding 2-polyprenylphenol hydroxylase produces the protein MSDADAGAGDGSTDDVRWLVVDGRRWRRADPEIPEEAAARLLSHLGRGRSAVRAHRRRGEDPAPARRRVDLAKHGLGERGDPWWEQTPQERRRRWRDALEELDRLDR, from the coding sequence GTGAGCGACGCCGACGCAGGCGCGGGCGACGGGTCGACGGACGACGTGCGGTGGCTGGTCGTCGACGGACGCCGCTGGCGCCGGGCGGACCCCGAGATCCCCGAGGAGGCCGCCGCCCGGCTGCTGTCCCACCTGGGACGCGGCCGTTCTGCGGTGCGGGCGCACCGACGCCGCGGCGAGGACCCGGCACCGGCCCGCCGACGGGTGGACCTGGCCAAGCACGGTCTGGGGGAGCGGGGTGATCCCTGGTGGGAGCAGACGCCGCAGGAGCGCCGGCGCCGCTGGCGCGACGCGCTGGAGGAGCTGGACCGGCTCGACCGGTGA
- a CDS encoding tartrate dehydrogenase, whose translation MSSAQSTQQVKVAVIPGDGIGTEVMEPTLGILETVGEKHGLEFAWQHHDWSCEHYTRTGRMMPEDGLDQLAEADQILLGAVGFPGVPDHVSLWGLLIPIRRAFKQYINLRPVRLMPGIECPLRLRDGTDIDFLVVRENNEGEYSEVGGRMYRGTPDEFAVQESVFTRRGVERAARYALQLAADRSGSLASATKSNGIVHTMPFWDEVVHQTAQDFPGVEVRDYHIDALSALFVLDPGRFDVVVASNLFGDILTDLGAAIIGSIGIAPSANLNPEGEHPSMFEPVHGSAPDIAGQGIANPLGQIWAASMMLDHLGHPRAAGELVAAVEASLAAGIRTPDLGGSATTTEVAEAVRQHVRDQEADA comes from the coding sequence GTGTCATCCGCACAGTCCACGCAGCAGGTCAAGGTCGCCGTCATCCCCGGTGACGGGATCGGCACCGAGGTGATGGAACCCACCCTCGGGATCCTCGAGACGGTGGGGGAGAAGCACGGCCTGGAGTTCGCCTGGCAGCACCACGACTGGAGCTGCGAGCACTACACCAGGACCGGCCGGATGATGCCCGAGGACGGGCTGGACCAGCTCGCCGAGGCCGACCAGATCCTCCTCGGCGCGGTGGGCTTCCCCGGCGTGCCGGACCACGTCTCGCTCTGGGGGCTGCTCATCCCCATCCGCCGCGCGTTCAAGCAGTACATCAACCTGCGCCCGGTCCGGCTCATGCCCGGGATCGAGTGCCCGCTTCGGCTGCGGGACGGCACGGACATCGACTTCCTCGTGGTCCGGGAGAACAACGAGGGCGAGTACTCCGAGGTCGGCGGGCGGATGTACCGCGGCACCCCCGACGAGTTCGCGGTCCAGGAGTCCGTCTTCACCCGTCGCGGGGTCGAGCGGGCCGCCCGGTATGCCCTGCAGCTCGCCGCGGACCGGTCCGGCTCCCTGGCCTCGGCCACGAAGTCCAACGGGATCGTGCACACCATGCCGTTCTGGGACGAGGTCGTGCACCAGACCGCCCAGGACTTCCCGGGCGTGGAGGTGCGGGACTACCACATCGACGCGCTGTCGGCGCTCTTCGTGCTCGACCCCGGCCGCTTCGACGTCGTCGTCGCCTCCAACCTCTTCGGCGACATCCTCACCGACCTCGGTGCGGCGATCATCGGCAGCATCGGCATCGCCCCGTCCGCCAACCTCAACCCCGAGGGCGAGCACCCCTCGATGTTCGAGCCGGTGCACGGATCGGCGCCCGACATCGCCGGCCAGGGCATCGCCAACCCGCTCGGCCAGATCTGGGCCGCGTCGATGATGCTCGACCACCTGGGCCACCCGCGGGCCGCGGGCGAGCTCGTCGCGGCGGTCGAGGCCAGCCTGGCCGCCGGCATACGCACCCCCGACCTGGGCGGGAGCGCGACGACCACCGAGGTCGCCGAGGCCGTCCGCCAGCACGTCCGCGACCAGGAGGCCGACGCGTGA
- a CDS encoding tartrate dehydrogenase, translating to MDMTKLHKIAAIPADGVGTEVVEATKQVLSALQERHPTFELEWHDFDWGTAYYEQHGRMMPEEGLDELRTMDAILFGAVGWPTVPDHITLWGLRLAVCQGLDQWANVRPVTFHPGVPSPIVDAHERELDWVVVRENSEGEYSGFGGRNFAGREGAGEVAVQSAVFTEAGCERIMRFAFDLARTRDRRKVSCVTKSNAQQYGMVLWDDVFARVAADYPDVETEKVLVDAMAAKFVLRPEDLSVVVASNLHADILSDLGSAMAGSLGLASSANLNPERRSPSMFEPVHGSAPDIAGQGVANPVGTFLSAALMLDHLGHPDEAGRLREAVDKALAADVRTRDIGGGATTRDVVEAVTAAL from the coding sequence CTGGACATGACGAAGCTCCACAAGATCGCAGCGATCCCGGCGGACGGGGTCGGCACCGAGGTCGTCGAGGCGACCAAGCAGGTCCTCTCCGCGCTGCAGGAGCGCCACCCGACCTTCGAGCTGGAGTGGCACGACTTCGACTGGGGGACGGCCTACTACGAGCAGCACGGCCGGATGATGCCCGAGGAGGGCCTCGACGAGCTCCGCACCATGGATGCGATCCTCTTCGGCGCGGTCGGGTGGCCGACCGTCCCGGACCACATCACCCTCTGGGGTCTGCGGTTGGCGGTCTGCCAGGGCCTGGACCAGTGGGCCAACGTCCGTCCGGTCACCTTCCACCCCGGAGTCCCCTCCCCGATCGTCGACGCCCACGAGCGCGAGCTGGACTGGGTCGTGGTGCGGGAGAACAGCGAGGGGGAGTACTCCGGGTTCGGCGGGCGGAACTTCGCCGGTCGCGAGGGTGCCGGCGAGGTGGCGGTGCAGAGTGCCGTCTTCACCGAGGCGGGCTGCGAACGCATCATGCGGTTCGCCTTCGACCTGGCGCGTACCCGCGACCGGCGGAAGGTCTCCTGCGTGACCAAGAGCAACGCCCAGCAGTACGGCATGGTGCTCTGGGACGACGTCTTCGCCCGGGTCGCCGCCGACTACCCCGACGTCGAGACCGAGAAGGTGCTCGTGGACGCGATGGCCGCCAAGTTCGTGCTGCGTCCGGAGGACTTGTCGGTCGTCGTCGCGAGCAACCTGCACGCCGACATCCTCTCCGACCTCGGCAGTGCGATGGCAGGAAGCCTGGGGCTCGCCAGCAGTGCCAACCTCAACCCCGAGCGCCGTTCCCCCTCCATGTTCGAGCCGGTCCACGGATCCGCACCGGACATCGCGGGCCAGGGCGTCGCCAACCCCGTCGGCACCTTCCTGTCCGCGGCCCTCATGCTCGACCACCTCGGACATCCCGACGAGGCGGGTCGACTGCGCGAGGCCGTCGACAAGGCCCTCGCCGCCGACGTCCGCACCCGTGACATCGGTGGCGGTGCCACCACGCGTGACGTCGTGGAGGCCGTGACCGCAGCCCTGTAG
- a CDS encoding DUF305 domain-containing protein, which yields MKRHAVSTRRQVRGWLGALVALIMTVALLPGAVQADPDDIQISDNMRHVDNTPKRSPLTSTNSDIAFWGDYAFQGNYNGFTIWDISTPRNPQIVSQVLCPGGQGDISVTNDGSLLFFSVDYARTSDSCSSEATNSGDPDGWEGMRVFDISNLRNPDYVGAVATECGSHTHTYVPDPEGENAYLYVSSYGPNDAFPNCQPPHDSISIVEVPLDDPGSASVVAEPVLFPGGGAPGTSGCHDITVAPERELAAGACMGNGILMDISDPVDPQVIDRVRDRNFAFWHSATFNNHGTKVVFTDELGGGGAATCNEEVGPNRGANAIFDIAGAGSSRDLMFRSYYKIPRHQTDNENCVAHNGSLVPVTGGDVMVQAWYQGGVSVYDFTNSSEPEEIGYFDRGALSDEFLTLGGSWSAYYYNGYIYSSDIQQGLDVLRINGTQGDRRVTFDVLNAQTQYQYAEGRSRNGMPRMTAQGDTEAAPVIVPGSPGEKSRTLEAGQADRMMAQSDSMETAEANDADEMFMHMMAPHHHQAVLMSRMAPSRASDPQVKALADRILVEQGLEIDAMQGWQARNGLPVTNEKKAYREMLKDPEMVEMMGMATKQEMRALRNSDGADFDALFLDLMIPHHEGAIDMAVDVSVNGTDSFVRQFASDLMVTQEAQIYEMEQLRQAV from the coding sequence ATGAAACGTCACGCGGTCTCCACCCGGCGACAGGTGCGGGGGTGGCTCGGTGCCCTCGTCGCCCTGATCATGACGGTCGCCCTGCTGCCCGGCGCGGTCCAGGCCGATCCGGACGACATCCAGATCAGCGACAACATGCGTCACGTGGACAACACGCCGAAGCGGTCCCCGCTGACGTCCACCAACTCCGACATCGCCTTCTGGGGCGACTACGCCTTCCAGGGCAACTACAACGGCTTCACGATCTGGGACATCTCCACGCCGCGGAACCCGCAGATCGTCAGCCAGGTGCTCTGCCCCGGCGGCCAGGGTGACATCTCGGTGACCAACGACGGCTCGCTGCTCTTCTTCTCGGTGGACTACGCGCGCACCAGCGACTCGTGCTCCAGCGAGGCCACCAACAGCGGCGACCCGGACGGCTGGGAGGGCATGCGCGTCTTCGACATCAGCAACCTGCGCAACCCCGACTACGTCGGCGCGGTGGCGACCGAGTGCGGTTCGCACACGCACACCTACGTCCCGGACCCCGAGGGTGAGAACGCCTACCTCTACGTCTCGTCCTACGGCCCGAACGACGCCTTCCCCAACTGCCAGCCCCCGCACGACAGCATCTCGATCGTCGAGGTGCCGCTGGACGACCCGGGTTCGGCCTCGGTCGTCGCGGAGCCGGTCCTCTTCCCGGGCGGCGGTGCCCCGGGCACCAGCGGGTGCCACGACATCACCGTGGCCCCCGAGCGTGAGCTGGCCGCCGGCGCCTGCATGGGCAACGGCATCCTCATGGACATCTCCGACCCGGTGGACCCGCAGGTCATCGACCGGGTGCGGGACCGCAACTTCGCGTTCTGGCACTCGGCGACGTTCAACAACCACGGCACCAAGGTCGTCTTCACCGACGAGCTCGGCGGCGGTGGCGCGGCCACCTGCAACGAAGAGGTCGGCCCGAACCGCGGTGCCAACGCGATCTTCGACATCGCCGGCGCCGGGAGCTCGCGCGACCTGATGTTCCGCAGCTACTACAAGATCCCCCGGCACCAGACCGACAACGAGAACTGCGTGGCCCACAACGGCTCGCTGGTCCCGGTCACCGGCGGGGACGTCATGGTCCAGGCGTGGTACCAGGGTGGTGTCTCGGTCTACGACTTCACCAACTCCTCCGAGCCCGAGGAGATCGGCTACTTCGACCGTGGGGCGCTCTCCGACGAGTTCCTCACCCTCGGTGGCTCGTGGTCCGCGTACTACTACAACGGCTACATCTACTCCAGCGACATCCAGCAGGGTCTGGACGTGCTGCGCATCAACGGCACGCAGGGCGACCGTCGGGTCACCTTCGACGTGCTCAACGCGCAGACGCAGTACCAGTACGCCGAGGGTCGTTCACGCAACGGTATGCCGCGCATGACCGCCCAGGGCGACACCGAGGCCGCTCCGGTCATCGTCCCGGGGTCGCCCGGGGAGAAGTCCCGGACCCTCGAGGCCGGCCAGGCCGACCGCATGATGGCGCAGAGCGACTCGATGGAGACGGCCGAGGCGAACGACGCCGACGAGATGTTCATGCACATGATGGCCCCGCACCACCACCAGGCGGTCCTCATGAGCAGGATGGCTCCGTCGCGCGCCAGCGACCCGCAGGTCAAGGCGCTCGCGGACCGGATCCTCGTCGAGCAGGGCCTGGAGATCGACGCCATGCAGGGCTGGCAGGCCCGCAACGGCCTCCCGGTCACCAACGAGAAGAAGGCCTACCGCGAGATGCTGAAGGACCCGGAGATGGTCGAGATGATGGGCATGGCGACCAAGCAGGAGATGCGCGCCCTGCGCAACTCCGACGGCGCCGACTTCGACGCCCTCTTCCTCGACCTGATGATCCCGCACCACGAGGGCGCGATCGACATGGCCGTGGACGTGAGCGTCAACGGCACGGACTCCTTCGTCCGGCAGTTCGCCTCCGACCTCATGGTCACCCAGGAGGCGCAGATCTACGAGATGGAGCAGCTCCGCCAGGCGGTCTGA